The Anaeromyxobacter diazotrophicus nucleotide sequence TGGATCGGGATGATCCTGCTCATGCTGCGGACCGGCATCGACACCGACGTGTCCCGGTGGCGGACGCTGAAGGGCCCGGCGCTGCTCGCCAGCCTGTGCGGGATCGCCGTGCCGTTCGCGGTGGGCGTCGGCACCGGGCTCGTCGTCCCCCTCGACCTGGTCGGGCGCGGCGGGCGCCCCCTCTTCGCCGCCTTCCTGGCGACCGCGATGTCCATCTCCGCGGTGAAGGTCATCGCCAAGATCCTGCTCGACCTGAACCTCACCCGGCGCGACGTCGGGATCGTGATCATCGGCGCGTCGGTCCTCGACGACACGGTCGGGTGGGTGCTGCTCGCCATCGTCATCCGCGTCGCCAAGACCGGCGCGGTCGCCTTCGGGAGCGTCGCCGGGACGCTCGCGGCGACGGCCGGGTTCGGGGTCTTCGCGCTGCTGGTGATCCGGCCGCTCGCCGGGAGGGCCATCCGGTGGCTCGAGCGTGAGGGCCGCCTCGAGCACGGGACCACGAGCGCCGTCCTCGTGCTGACGCTCGCGTGCGCCTCGCTCACCCAGGCGCTCGGGATCCACGCCATCTTCGGCGCCTTCGTGGCCGGGCTCATCGTCGGCCAGTCGCCGCGCATCAAGGAGGGCACGCTCGGCTCGATCGACAGCATGGTCATGGGCGTGTTCGCGCCGGTGTTCTTCGCGTACTCGGGGCTGAACGTGGAGGTGCTCGCCCTGCCGGCCTGGCCGGTCACGGCGCTGGTCCTCGGCGGCGCCATCGTGGGCAAGATCCTCGGGGCCGGGCTGGGGGCGCGCCTCGGCGGCATGCGGCCGCGGGAGGCGCTGGCGGTGGGCGTGGGGGTCTCGGCGCGCGGCTCGACCGAGCTCGTCGTGGCGCGCATCGGGATGGACCTCGGCGTGCTCGCCGCGCCGATGTACGCGCTCATCGTCCTCGTCCCCATCGTCACGAGCCTCGCGACGCCCATCCTGCTGCGCTGGGCGCTCCGCGGCGTGCCGCTCGGGGCCGACGAGGCGCAGCGCTTCGCGGAAGAGGCCGCCGAGCGCCGGTCGGTCATCCGGCGGCGCGGGACGAAGATCCTCGTGCCCACCTCGGGCGAGCCGCACGCGCTGCAGGCGCTCCGGTTGGCGGCGCCGCTCGGGCTCCAGCCGGGCGCGACCCTGGTGGGACTCGTGGTGACGGGCCCCGGCGGCGCGGCGCCGCGGCGCGGCAGCCCGCCGGCGGAGGAGATCGCGGCCCAGGCGGAGGCGGTCGCGCGCGCGCTCGAGGTGCCCGACTTCCACGCGTCGGTGGTGGCCGCGCCGTCGGTCGACGAGGCGGTCACCGCCGAGGCGGCGCGGGACTACGATCTCGTCTTCCTGGGCCTGAACCGGCGGCGCGCCCTCTCGCACCGCCTCCTGCGCGCGCTGCTCGCCTCGGGCTCCTGCGACGTGGTGGTGGTCCGGGCCGGGGCCACCCCGGAGACGTTTCGCCGGATCGTGCTCCCGGTGACGGGCATCGCCCCCTCCCGCGCCGCCGCGGAGCTGGCGTTCGCCTACGCCCGCCAGACGCGCGCGCGCCTGCACCTGCTCCACGTCGTCGAGGCGGAGGCCTCGTCGGGCGGCCGCGTCCGCACGGAGCTGCGGCTGCTCGGCGCGCGCATGCTCGAGCAGCTCGTCGCCCGCGGGCGTCGGGAGGGCGTGGACGTGCGCTGCCGGCTCGCGTCGTCGCGCTTCCCGGGCCGGGTCATCCTGGACGAGGCGGTCGAGGAGCGCGCCGACCTCATCCTGCTGGGGGCCACCCCGCGCTTCGTGGCCGGGCGCGCCTTCCTGGGGGCGATGACGGACTCCATCCTGGCCCGCGCGCCCTGCGCGGTCGCGATCTACACCGGCGGCGTGCGGCCCGAGGCGCTGCGCGCCACCGCCCCCGAGCCCGAGCCCGAGGGCGATCGCGAGACGGCGAGCTAGCGCCAGGTCGAGGCGCGCGCGGCCGCGCCGGGCCGCTCGCGGCGGCCGGCAGCCGTGTCCCTCGCGGGAACAAGCGCGTGCGCGCCCCGGCGGGTCGTGCTACTCGGACCCGAGGAGGAGACGGCATGGGCGGCACGGTGGTGGTGATGCACGCGGCGGAGCTGGGGCGCGGGGACGAGGTGCTCGGCGCGAAGCTCGCGGGGAGCTTCCTGCGGACGCTCGCCGCGGTGGAGCCGAAGCCCGAGGCGATCGTCTTCTACAACGCAGCCGTGAAGCTCCTCGCGCCGGAGTCGGCCGCCCTCGAGGCGCTGCGCCAGCTCGAGGACGCGGGCGTCGAGCTCCTGGCGTGCGTCACCTGCCTCGAGCACTTCGAGCTCACGGAGCGCCTCGCCCTGGGAGAGGTGTCCAACATGCGCGACATCGTCCAGCGGCTGAACGCCGCCGCGAAGGTCCTGACCGTGTAGCGGTCGCTCGGAGCCGAGGTCGCGCGGCCGGCCTCTTGCAGTCACCTGGCCGGCGCGCGCACCTGTCCGCCGGCGAGCGCGGCGCGCATGATTGGGGCTCCAATGAAACGCTGGTCCAACCAGGATTGGGTGCGCGCGCACCGCGGGGTGGGTGACGCACCGGCATTTGGGTTGCGGCCGAGCTCGAGGAGGGGCCGATGAGCGCGGCGCCCGATCCTCGCGAAGCGGGCGAGCGCACTGCGCTCGTGCAGCCGGACCCGCTCTGGCGCCGTGAGCCCTGGCGCCTGCTCTTCCCGGAGGCGATGCTCGCCGCCCTGGCCGGCGTGGGCGCGTGGCTGACGTACGGCCTCGGCGCGAACGTCGGCTATCCCTCCGACTTCCACGCCGTGGCCCAGATCGAGGGCTTCCTCGCCTGCATCGCGGCCGGCTTCCTCTTCACGTTCCTCCCCCGCCGCGTCGGCGCGCCCCCGGCGACGCCGCTCCAGGTGGCGCTGGCGGTGCTCGCCCCGGCGGTGGCGGTCGTGGCGGCGGCGCTCGGCGCGGAGGTCGCGTCGCAGGCGGCCTGGCTCGTGCTCGTGGGCGTGCTCCTCGCGTTCGCCGCGCCCCGGCTGGCGGCGGCGGGTGCCACGCTGAAGCTGCCGAACGCCATCGTCTGGGTGCCGGCGGGGCTGCTCTTCGGAGCGGCCGGCGCGGTGCTGCGCGTCTGGGCTGGCGCCGCGGAGGACGTGCCGCTCCGCCTCGCGGGCCAGGGCCTCCTCACCCAGGGCATGCTCACCGCGCTCGTCGTGGGCGTGGGCGCGACCCTGCTGCCGGTGCTCACGCGCGGCGTGCCGCACGCCGAGACGGCGGGCACGGCGCGCGACGCGGCCGCGAAGGCGCTGCACCTCGCCGGCGCCGCGGCGCTGGCGGCGAGCTTCTTCGTCGAGGCGGAGGCCTCGCCCCGGCTCGGCTGCGCGGTCCGCGCGGCGGTGGCGCTGGTCACCCTGCTCGCCGCTGCCCGGATCGATCGCCTCCCGACCGTCCCGGGGCTGCACCGGCGGTTGGTCTGGCTCTCCGCCTGGCTCTTGCCGCTCGGCTACGCGCTGGCGGCGGTGACGCCGCGGTACGAGGAGGCGGGGCTGCACGTCGTGTACATCGGCGGGTTCGCCCTGATGGCGCTGTCGGTCGGCCACCACGTCGCGCAGGCGCACGGGGGGACGCCCCGGGTGCTCGCCGGGCGCCCGCGGCGCCTGGTCGCGCTGGCCGCCCTCGTCCTCGGCGCGCTCGTGCTGCGCGGGATCGTCGATCTCGACCGCCCCCATGAGCGCGTGTGGCTCGCCCTCGCGTCCCTCGCGTTCCTCGGCGCGACGGCCTGCTGGGCGTCGCTGGTGCTGCCGAGGCTGCGGGGGGTCTAGCGCGCCTGAGGGGTTCCGTGCGGCCGGACGGTCACTTCCTCGCGATGAACGCCTCGCGATCGGTCGCCCGCCACGTCACGAGATGGTCGCCGAACTGGAGCTCGTAGGCGTGACCGGTCGTCGAATAGCGCAGGATCGTCCCGCGCAGCGGACGGAGGCACATGCGGCCCTGCGCGACAGCCTGCTCGAGCGTTGCTGGGTAGTGGCCCTCCCGCTCCATGTACCGTCGAAGTCCGCCACGGATCGCCTCACCGTGCTCGACGCACTCGTTGTAAGCCCGCGTCCTGCTCCGGCTCCCGACCAGGAACCCGACCCCGGCGACGGCCACCAATGCCAGCGCGGCGAGGAACCGGACGGAGCGGCGCTGCCGCTTCGTGAGCCGCAGCACGGCGCCCGCGGCCAGGGCCGAGTCGAGCGCGATCCACGCCAGGCTGCCCATGGGGTCCGAAACATCCTCGCCGAGGTAGACGGCACCGACCAGCACCCCCGCGAGCACGAGCGCGTTCGAGGCGATCATCTTCGAGGACGGGATACCCGTGCCGAGCTCAGGGCGGATCCGGCTCGAGGACGGCCGAGCACGACGAGCGCCAGGAGGGCGGGGAGGGTCGGCATCCGGGGATGACAACACGTCGCGTGGCGTGCCGTAAACCCTCAGCCCGCCGTCCGGCGCGGAGCGCCAGCCCGCGTGCGGCCCCGGGCCGCGTGCGCATCTTCTCCTCTCACGGGGAGGACGGACCTTCCCGTCGAACGCGCCTCAGGGAGCGACCATGATCGAGCACGTCAGCCTGCGCTGCAGCGATTCGAAGGCGAGCCGGCGCTTCTACGAGCGCGCGCTGAAGCCGCTCGGGTACCGCTGCGACATGAAGTATGGCGACTCGTTCGGGTTCAAGGACGAGGCGGGGCGACACGACTTCTGGGTCACCGCCGGGAAGGTGGGGACGCCGACGCACGTCGCCTTCCTCGCTCCGTCGAAGGCCGCCATCGACGCGTTCCACGCCGCGGCGCTGAAGGAGGGCGGGAAGGACAACGGCGAGCCCGGTCCGCGCGAGGGGTACGCGGCCTACGCGGCGTTCGCCTTCGACCTCGACGGGAACAACGTCGAGGCGGTGCTCTGGGAGAGCGCGCCGGCGGCCTCGGGCCGGAAGCGGCCCGCCGCGGCCGGGAAGCGGAAGAAGAAGGTCGCACGGCGCTGATCCCGCGGCCGAGCGCTCCACCCCGGCGCTCCCTTCACCGCGGCGCGCGGGGCGCGCTTTGCGCCGCTCCCGGCCGAGTGGCAGGATGACCCCGGGTCGGCTGCCGCGGCGCCCGGAGGCGGAGCCCGCGCGCGCCGCTCCCCGGCCCCAGGAGCTTCACGACATGCATCCGTTCTCCCCGGCCCAGGTGGTCGGGTACGTGGCCCTCGCCCTGGGGGTCACCGGGTTCCTCCAGCGCGACGACGGCCGGCTCAAGTTCTTCGTCGCCTTGGAGTCCTTCGTCTACGTCCTCCACTTCGCGCTGCTCGGGCGCCCGCCAGCCGCCTCGAGCGCGGCGGTCTCCGGCGTGCGCACGCTGCTCTCGAGGTGGTTCCGCTCGGCCTGGCTGGCGGCGGCGAGCGTCGCCGTCAACCTCGCCCTGGCCGTGGCGCTCGCGACGCACGGCGCGGGCTGGCTCCCCGTCGCCGCGTCCTGCCTCGGCGCGGTGGCGGTCTTCACGCTGGAGGGGATCCCGATGCGCGTCGCGCTGCTCGGGAGCACCTCGCTCTGGCTCGCGAACAACGTCCTCAGCCGCTCCATCGGCGGCACGGTGCTCGAGTCGCTCATCGCCGTCGCGAGCCTCTCGACCATCGCCCGGATGGCCTTCGCGCAGCGCGCCGCGGAGCGGGAGGCGGTCAGGCCGGCGACACGGGCCGCGACATGACCGTGCTGCCGCCGGGCACGAAGGCGGTGTACTCCTCCGAGGCCTGCAGCGCGGCGGGCACCGCCTCCGGCGCGACCTTCCGGAAGCCGTGGCCGGCGAAGAAGTCCTCGGCCGTGGAGGTGACGACGTAGAGCGTCCGGACGCCGGCCAGCACCGCCTCGAAGAGGAGCCGCTCGTGGAGCCTGCTCCCCAGGCCGGCGTTGCGGCGCGTCCAGTGGACCGCCATCGAGCGGACGAGGCCGTCCTGCCCGGCCACCTGGAGCCCGGCGCAGCCGATGACCCGGCCGCCCTCGCTGGCGGCGAGGAAGCGCTGGTGCGCTCCGCCGACGTCCCGCAGCGGGAGCAGCGAGGCCGCCAGCAGCTGCTGGATGGCGCCGAGATCGCCGCCCGAGGCTGGTCCGATCGCGATGGTGGCGGCCCCGGTCGCGGCGGGCGCCGCCAGCTCCCGCGCGAACACGCGGATGAGCCGGCGCCGCAGCTCGTTGCGGACGGCGCGGTAGCGCGCGAGCTTCTCCTCGCCGGTGCCCCCTCCGTCGGCCGGCTCGGGGAGCGGCCAGTGGACCTTGAGGACGCCGCGGAGCGCGGGCGGGGTCGGGTCTTCCTCCGACAGGACCACGATCGCCTGCACGTCGGCGGTGTCCACCTCGTCGAGCGCCCGCGGGGGCTCGTCGGCGACGCCCACCGAGAGCTCGGCGAGCACGCGCTGCGCGAGGGGATCGACGCGCCCGCGGCCCGGGGCGGCGGAGGAGATGCGGATCTGCCGCGGCGCCAGGGCCCGCGCCATCCCCTGCGCGAGCTGGCCCAGGGCCGAGTGGGTCCGCGACAGGATGAGCGCGTGCCGCGCGCCGCTGGAGTTCAGGAGGTCCGCGTCCGCTTCCCAGCTCGACATGGCCACACCTCGCGTCCGGGCCGAGGCTCCCGCGCGGACCGGCCCCATACCCATAGCACGGGCCGTCGCCGCCGCGCCCCGGCGACGGCGGCTCCGACGGCCGCGAAGCCCTTCAGTGCACCGTCGCGCCGCCGGGGGCGAGGCGCGAGACCACGTCGAGGAGCGCCTGGAGCTCGAACGGCTTCGCGACGCGGCCCTCGGCCCGGACCTCTCCGTCGTCCGACGCGGACATGACCACCACCGGGATGCGAGCCAGCCGCGGATCCTCGAGCTGCTCGGCCCGGAACTGTCGGCCGTCCATCACCGGCATCATGAGGTCCAGCAGGATGAGCGCGGGCTGGATGAGCCCTTGGCGAAGGTGCTGGAGGGCCTCCTGTCCGTTCCGGGCGCCCACGGCGGTGAACCCGCCCGCCCCCAGGATCTCCATCACCAGCTCGCGCACGCACACGTCGTCCTCGACCACCATCACCGTACCCGCCATGCCCGCGCCTCCGTCCCCACTCCCGGTGCAGACGGTAGCGCGCGACTCCGACACGTCGAGATTTCGGCGCGGGCACCCGCACGGGTCGTGAACGTGAACGGACGGTGCGCGGCGGGTGGGACCCGCGCGGGGTCAGCGGGGCGGTCCGAGGACCGCCGCGGGCACCGCCCCCACGTACAGCGCCCGACCCACGACGTACGTCGGGGTCGCGTTGACGCCGGCCCGGAGCCCGGCGGCGATCTCCTCGTCGAGGCGCCGCGCGGTCTCGGGGGCGTCCTGGCAGCGCCGGAGCGCGGCGACGTCGAGGCCCACCTCCGCCGCCAGCTCCTCGACGGGGCGCCCCGCGGTCTGGTTCGCGAACAGCGCGTCGTTGAGCTCCCAGAACCGGCCCTGCTCTCCGGCGCACAGCGCGGCCCGCGCCAGGGCGCAGGCCTTGCGGTGGAAGGGGCGCGTCACCGCCGGGTTGCACGCCTGATCGAGCGGGAAGTTGCGGTGCTCCAGGCGGATCGCCGGCCGGCTCTTCAGGGCGGCGCGGAGCTCGGCGTGCGCGCGGGCGCAGTGGGGGCACTCGTAGTCGCTGAACTCGAAGATCGTGACGCCGGCTGGCCCGGAGCCCGCCTCGGCCGGAGGCGGAGGCGGGGGCGGCGCGCTCGCCGTGGGGGCGGGACGCGCGGCGGCGCTCGCCGCGACCGCGCTGGCGTAAGCCGCGAGCGCGGCGGCGAGCAGCGCGCCCGCGGCGGCGGAGACGGCCAGCGAACGCCAGGGGCGCTGCGCGAGGAGGCGGAGGTCCTGGGCCACGGCCTGGGCTGGGCCTCCGGCCGCGCGCGCGCCCCGCAGCGCCGTCGCGAACAGCGCCCAGTCGATCGCCCACGTCGCCGCGCAGAGCAGGCACAAGCTCCGCAGCAGGAAGGCGCTCGCGAAGGCGAGCGGGACGGTGAGCGCGGCGGCGGCGCCGGCGAGCAGCAGGGAGAGCCCGGCGGGCCAGGACGACGGGCCGCGGCGGCGCAGGCCCGCGAGCGCGAGCAGCAGCATGACCGCGTACGCGAAGGCGCCCCACAGGGCGATCGGGACGCCGAGGACCACGGAGTAGGGGCTCAGCGCGACCCGGTCGCAGTTCACCGTCTCGCCGAGCGAGCAGAAGCTCGGCGCGGCGCCGGCCACGGCTTGCGCGTGGACGCGCGCCAGCAGGAGCGCGAGCGCGAGGCCCGCGGCCGCGAGGCAGGCGTAGAGCAGGCCGCCGGCGCGGCGCGAGGGTCGGGTGGGCGGTGGCTTCGATCGCTTCATCGCGGGGAGACCTACCATGTCGGGTCGCGGGAGTGGTCGCTCCGGGCCCCGTGCTTCTCGAGGAGGCGACGAAGGCCTCGCGCTCCAGCTCGGCGCGCTCGACGGCCTTCGTCGCGGTGCCCCCTCGTACGCAGTGAGCGGGCAAAAATGACGGGGAGCGAGGCCTGCGGGGGCAAGGAGGGGTGTAACAGCAGCCATCACGGTGTAATCGAGCCGTCCGGAAGCTGAGGGCGGGCAGGCAATGGGAAAACCCTGGAAATCTGCGGAGTCCCAGGCCCACGGCCGCGAGCGGTGCTCGGCACGGGACGTGCTCTTCCAGCAGGAAACCCTCACCGGAGACTTCCCTTGAACCTGACCGCTCTGATCCTGGCCCCTGCCGTACTCCTCGGCGCTTCGTCCGCCGCGCCCGCCCGCGCCTGTGACTGCGAGGCCGAGCACGCGAGCCCCGCCGCCGCCACCGCGGCTGGCCACCACCTCGTCGCGGCGGCGACCCCGGCCACCAAGGGCGCCCAGACGGTCGAGCTCGCCGTGACGAGCGAGGGCTTCGTCCCCGCCGAGGTCACCGTGAAGCACGGGAAGCCCGTGAAGCTCGTCGTGACGCGCAAGGTGGAGCGCACCTGCGCCACCGAGATCGTGATGAAGGACTTCGGCGTGAACCAGCCGCTGCCGCTCAACCAGCCCGTGACCGTGACGGTCACGCCGAAGAAGGCGGGCGAATATCGCTTCGCGTGCGGCATGGACATGATCGCGGGTGTGCTCAAGGCGAACTGACCGGGCCTGAGCCTGGCTGCGACGCGGGGGGGCGCCCGCCTGGTCCGGCGGCCGCCCCCCTCGCGCGCGTTGCGCACCCCTCGTTCGAGGAGGTTCCGACGGTGAAGGTCATCAGCTCGCTCATCGCCCTCGCGTGGGCCCTCGCCGCCGCGGCCGAGCCGGCCGCGGTGACGGCCGATCCCGTGCGCGACGCGATCGTCGCCGAGGCGCTGGAGAAGAGCCCGGAGTACGCCCGCGCTCGGTCGACGGTGGAGGCCGACCGCCAGCGCGAGCCGCAGGTCTCGGCGCTCCCGGATCCGACGCTCTCGCTGGGGATCCAGAACGACGGCTTCCAGGCCATCCAGATCGGGACCATGGAGACCTCCTACTGGCAGGTCATGGTGACGCAGCCGTTCCCGTGGCCGGGCAAGCGCGGCGCGCGCGAGCGCGCGGCCCGCGCCCAGACCAGCGTCGTCGAGGCGCAGCTCGACCGCATCCGGCTGTCGGTCACCGCCGAGGTGGAGCGCGCCTACGTCGATCTCCTGCTGGTGCGCGAGCAGCTCGCCCTCCAGCAGCGGCTCGAGGCGCTGTGGAGGGAGGCCGAGGCGATCGCCCGGACGCGCTACGAGGTGGGCGGCGGGGCGCAGTCCGACCTCGTCCGCGCGCAGCTCGAGCGCTCCAGGTTGCAGCAGCGCCGGATCGCGCTCGAGACGAACGAGCGCACGGCGATCCAGGGCCTGAACCGCCTGCGCGTCCACCCGCTGGACGAGCCCATCCCCACGGCGCGCAGGCTCGCCGACCTGGGGGTGCCTCCGCCGATGACCGGCGAGGAGGCCGCGGACGACGCCGAGCGCCGCAGCCCCGACCTCGCCCAGTCGCGGCGCGCCACGGCCGCCGCCGAGCGTCGCGTGGAGGTCGCGCAGCGCGACCGGTGGCCGGATCTCTCCGTCACCGCCGGCGTCATGCCGCGCGGCTCGCTCGATCCGATGTGGCTCGCGAGCGTCGGCATCACCCTCCCCATCTTCTCGGGGAGCAAGCAGTCGCGGGCGGTGGACGAGGCGGCGAGCCGGCGCGCCTCCGAGGCGAGCGGCGAGGAGGCGACCCGGCAGGTGGTCCGCCTGCGCGCGCAGGAGCGGCAGGCGGTGCTCGCGGCGCTGGCGCGCACGAACCAGCTCTACCGCGACGCGGTGCTGGTCCAGTCGGACGCGGCCGTCAGCTCGACCCTGGCGCAGTACAAGGTGGGCAAGGTCACCTTCGCGTCGGTGCTGGAGGTGCTGCGCGGGCTGGTGGCGGACGAGGCGGGATACGTCGAGAGCCTGGCCCAGGCCGAGCGCGTGGCGATCGCCCAGCGCGAGGTCAGCCTCGACGCGCCCCCGGGCCTGGCCGGCGGGGTCTCCTCGGGCGCGGTCCCCGGCGCCGGCTCGATGGGCCGCCGGGGCGGCGGCGCGAAGGGCGCGGCCGCCGGCAGCGAGGAACAGGCTCCGGCCGCGGCCGGCGCCGGTGGAATGTCTTCAGGGATGTAGCTCGGAGATCGACATGGAATACGGCACCCCCCCCGCCTCGACCTCGAAGCGCCGCTTCGGCCCCGGGGCCCTCGCCCTCGTCCTCGTCCTGGGGCTCGCCGCCGGCGGTGGGGCCGCGGTGCTCGCGACGCGCGGGCACGGCGACCACGGCCACGCGACCTCCGCCGGGCCGGCCGAGCAGGGCGCCCAGCCCGCCGAGCAGAAGCCGCTCTACGTCTGCCCGATGCACCCGACGATCACCTCGGATCACCCGGCCGACTGCCCGATCTGCGGCATGAAGCTCGTCAAGACGGCGGCGCAGCCTGGCGGCGTCGCCGCCAAGGGGCCGCGCAAGGTCGCCTTCTACCGCTCGCCGATGGACGCCAGGCAGACCTCCCCGACGCCGCGCAAGGACGAGATGGGGATGGACTACCTGCCCGTCTACGAGGACGAGGCGAAGGGCGGCGCGCCGGTGGAGGGGCTCGCCACGGTGGACATCGACCCCCAGCGGCAGCAGCTCATCGGCCTGCGGACCGCGGCCGTCGAGCGCGGGACGGTGGGCGCGACCTGGCGGACGGTGGGGAAGGTCGCGGTGGACGAGACGCGGGTGCACCACGTCAACATCAAGGTCTCCGGGTTCGCGGAGCAGGTGTTCGCGGACTACGTCGGGAAGCCGGTCCGCCGCGGCGAGCCGCTCTTCACCATCTACAGCCCCGACCTCCTGAGCGTGCAGCAGGAGTACCTGCTCGCGCTCCGCACGCGGAAGGCGCTCGCCGGCAGCGGCCAGGGGGAGGCCTCGGGCGACGAGCTGGTCGAGGCCGCGCGCCAGCGGCTGCGCCTGTGGGACATCCCCGAGGGCGAGATCGCGCGGCTGGAGCGGACCGGGACCCCCACCAAGACGCTCACCATCCTCTCGCCCATGTCCGGCGTGGTGACGAAGAAGGACCTCGTCATGGGCCACCGCCTGAACGAGGGCGACATGCCCTACGAGATCACCGACCTCTCCTCGGTGTGGGTGCTCGCGGACGCCTACGAGTCCGACCTGTCGCGCCTCAAGCTCGGGATGACCGCGACGCTGTCCCTCCAGGCCTTCCCCGACCGCGCGTTCAAGGGGCGGGTCATCTTCATCGACCCCGTCCTCGACGCCAAGAGCCGGACCGCCAAGGTGCGGCTCGAGTTCCCGAACCCGACCGGCGAGCTGCGCCCGGAGATGTTCGGCGAGGTCACGCTGCAGGCGGCGGCGCGCCAGGGCCTGCGCGTGCCGGCCGACGCGGTCATCGACTCCGGCACGAGCAAGGTGGTGTTCGTGGCGCTCGGGGAGGGCAAGTTCCAGCCGCGCGAGGTGAAGCTGGGCGTGGTCTCGGGCGACGCGGTCGAGGTGCTGTCGGGGCTGAAGCAGGGTGAGCAGGTGGTGACGCGCGCCAACTTCCTCATCGACTCGGAGTCGCGGCTGCGCGCCTCCCTCTCGGCCATGGGCGGGAAGTAGCGATGATCAAGCGACTCATCCGGTTCTCCGCGGAGAACAGGTACCTCGTCATCGCGGGGGTGATCGTCGTCCTGGCGCTGTCGGTCTGGACGATGAAGAACATCCCGCTCGACGCGCTGCCCGACCTCTCCGACACGCAGGTCATCGTCTACTCGCGCTGGGACCGGAGCCCCGACATCCTCGAGGACCAGGTCACCTACCCCATCACGACCGCGCTGCTCGGCGCGCCGCGCGTGAAGGCCATCCGCGGGTTCTCGGACTTCGGCTTCAGCTACGTCTACGTGATCTTCGAGGACGGGACGGACCCGTACTGGGCGCGCACGCGCGTGCTCGAGTACCTCTCCAAGATCACGCCGCAGCTGCCGCAGGGCGTGAAGACCGAGCTCGGGCCGGACGCGACCAGCGTCGGATGGACCTTCCAGTACGCGCTGGTGGACCGCTCGGGGAAGCACAGCTCCGACGAGCTGCGCTCGTTCCAGGACTGGTTCCTGCGCTACGCGGTGCAGGCGGTGCCGGGCGTCTCCGAGGTGGCGACGGTCGGAGGACAGGTCCGCCAGTACCAGATCACGGTGAACCCCACCGCGCTCGCCGGCTACAAGCTGCCGCTGCAGTCGGTCATCGACGCGGTCCGGCGCGGCAACAACGACGTCGGCGGGCGGCTGGTCGAGCTCTCCGGCCGCGAGTACATGGTCCGCGGCCGCGGCTACGTGAAGTCGCTCCACGACCTGGAGCAGCTCGTCCTCAAGACCGAGGGCGGGACGCCCATCACCGTGAAGGACGTGGCGCAGGTGACGCTCGGCCCGGAGATGCGCCGCGGCGTGGCCGACCTCGACGGCCAGGGCGACGTGGTGGGCGGCATCGTGGTCATGCGGCAGGGCGAGAACGCGCTCAACGTCATCGAGCGGGTCAAGGCGAAGCTGGCCGAGCTCAGGCCGTCCCTGCCGGCGGG carries:
- the yedF gene encoding sulfurtransferase-like selenium metabolism protein YedF: MGGTVVVMHAAELGRGDEVLGAKLAGSFLRTLAAVEPKPEAIVFYNAAVKLLAPESAALEALRQLEDAGVELLACVTCLEHFELTERLALGEVSNMRDIVQRLNAAAKVLTV
- a CDS encoding vitamin K epoxide reductase/DsbA family protein → MKRSKPPPTRPSRRAGGLLYACLAAAGLALALLLARVHAQAVAGAAPSFCSLGETVNCDRVALSPYSVVLGVPIALWGAFAYAVMLLLALAGLRRRGPSSWPAGLSLLLAGAAAALTVPLAFASAFLLRSLCLLCAATWAIDWALFATALRGARAAGGPAQAVAQDLRLLAQRPWRSLAVSAAAGALLAAALAAYASAVAASAAARPAPTASAPPPPPPPAEAGSGPAGVTIFEFSDYECPHCARAHAELRAALKSRPAIRLEHRNFPLDQACNPAVTRPFHRKACALARAALCAGEQGRFWELNDALFANQTAGRPVEELAAEVGLDVAALRRCQDAPETARRLDEEIAAGLRAGVNATPTYVVGRALYVGAVPAAVLGPPR
- a CDS encoding VOC family protein, producing MIEHVSLRCSDSKASRRFYERALKPLGYRCDMKYGDSFGFKDEAGRHDFWVTAGKVGTPTHVAFLAPSKAAIDAFHAAALKEGGKDNGEPGPREGYAAYAAFAFDLDGNNVEAVLWESAPAASGRKRPAAAGKRKKKVARR
- a CDS encoding cation:proton antiporter domain-containing protein, which gives rise to MHGLSDRQFLVFLLQFTVLLAAARALGGLARRLGQPSVMGEVIAGVVLGPTVLGHVLPGVEGFVFPKDPRQGGLLELLSWIGMILLMLRTGIDTDVSRWRTLKGPALLASLCGIAVPFAVGVGTGLVVPLDLVGRGGRPLFAAFLATAMSISAVKVIAKILLDLNLTRRDVGIVIIGASVLDDTVGWVLLAIVIRVAKTGAVAFGSVAGTLAATAGFGVFALLVIRPLAGRAIRWLEREGRLEHGTTSAVLVLTLACASLTQALGIHAIFGAFVAGLIVGQSPRIKEGTLGSIDSMVMGVFAPVFFAYSGLNVEVLALPAWPVTALVLGGAIVGKILGAGLGARLGGMRPREALAVGVGVSARGSTELVVARIGMDLGVLAAPMYALIVLVPIVTSLATPILLRWALRGVPLGADEAQRFAEEAAERRSVIRRRGTKILVPTSGEPHALQALRLAAPLGLQPGATLVGLVVTGPGGAAPRRGSPPAEEIAAQAEAVARALEVPDFHASVVAAPSVDEAVTAEAARDYDLVFLGLNRRRALSHRLLRALLASGSCDVVVVRAGATPETFRRIVLPVTGIAPSRAAAELAFAYARQTRARLHLLHVVEAEASSGGRVRTELRLLGARMLEQLVARGRREGVDVRCRLASSRFPGRVILDEAVEERADLILLGATPRFVAGRAFLGAMTDSILARAPCAVAIYTGGVRPEALRATAPEPEPEGDRETAS
- a CDS encoding NnrS family protein, giving the protein MSAAPDPREAGERTALVQPDPLWRREPWRLLFPEAMLAALAGVGAWLTYGLGANVGYPSDFHAVAQIEGFLACIAAGFLFTFLPRRVGAPPATPLQVALAVLAPAVAVVAAALGAEVASQAAWLVLVGVLLAFAAPRLAAAGATLKLPNAIVWVPAGLLFGAAGAVLRVWAGAAEDVPLRLAGQGLLTQGMLTALVVGVGATLLPVLTRGVPHAETAGTARDAAAKALHLAGAAALAASFFVEAEASPRLGCAVRAAVALVTLLAAARIDRLPTVPGLHRRLVWLSAWLLPLGYALAAVTPRYEEAGLHVVYIGGFALMALSVGHHVAQAHGGTPRVLAGRPRRLVALAALVLGALVLRGIVDLDRPHERVWLALASLAFLGATACWASLVLPRLRGV
- a CDS encoding GNAT family N-acetyltransferase, which translates into the protein MSSWEADADLLNSSGARHALILSRTHSALGQLAQGMARALAPRQIRISSAAPGRGRVDPLAQRVLAELSVGVADEPPRALDEVDTADVQAIVVLSEEDPTPPALRGVLKVHWPLPEPADGGGTGEEKLARYRAVRNELRRRLIRVFARELAAPAATGAATIAIGPASGGDLGAIQQLLAASLLPLRDVGGAHQRFLAASEGGRVIGCAGLQVAGQDGLVRSMAVHWTRRNAGLGSRLHERLLFEAVLAGVRTLYVVTSTAEDFFAGHGFRKVAPEAVPAALQASEEYTAFVPGGSTVMSRPVSPA
- a CDS encoding cupredoxin domain-containing protein — protein: MNLTALILAPAVLLGASSAAPARACDCEAEHASPAAATAAGHHLVAAATPATKGAQTVELAVTSEGFVPAEVTVKHGKPVKLVVTRKVERTCATEIVMKDFGVNQPLPLNQPVTVTVTPKKAGEYRFACGMDMIAGVLKAN
- a CDS encoding YgjV family protein, whose translation is MHPFSPAQVVGYVALALGVTGFLQRDDGRLKFFVALESFVYVLHFALLGRPPAASSAAVSGVRTLLSRWFRSAWLAAASVAVNLALAVALATHGAGWLPVAASCLGAVAVFTLEGIPMRVALLGSTSLWLANNVLSRSIGGTVLESLIAVASLSTIARMAFAQRAAEREAVRPATRAAT
- a CDS encoding response regulator, with the protein product MAGTVMVVEDDVCVRELVMEILGAGGFTAVGARNGQEALQHLRQGLIQPALILLDLMMPVMDGRQFRAEQLEDPRLARIPVVVMSASDDGEVRAEGRVAKPFELQALLDVVSRLAPGGATVH